A genomic window from Salvia hispanica cultivar TCC Black 2014 chromosome 5, UniMelb_Shisp_WGS_1.0, whole genome shotgun sequence includes:
- the LOC125190890 gene encoding pectinesterase inhibitor 3-like, whose product MQTPLLFSLLLFLLLAIDDGDASPKHDLVRQSCVHATYPAVCLRTLRPYRSTAGTPWDLARAAVNVSMAHVRKTTEFLTKAKGSGQRERGALNDCVEEMADAVDELSKTMSALQELRRGGDFWWEMSNARTWMSAAITYEDTCLDGLEEIGGKVRSDVRKKVTNVGRVTSNALYLINLLHE is encoded by the coding sequence ATGCAAACGCCTCTCCTTTTCTCCCTTCTACTCTTCCTCCTGCTTGCAATAGACGACGGCGACGCCTCTCCCAAGCATGATCTGGTACGGCAGTCGTGCGTCCACGCGACCTACCCGGCCGTGTGCCTGCGGACGCTGCGGCCGTACCGCAGCACCGCAGGCACTCCATGGGATCTCGCACGTGCAGCGGTGAATGTGAGCATGGCGCACGTGCGGAAGACTACGGAGTTTCTGACGAAGGCGAAGGGCAGCGGGCAGCGGGAGCGGGGAGCGTTGAACGACTGCGTGGAGGAGATGGCGGACGCGGTGGACGAGCTGAGCAAGACGATGTCGGCGCTGCAGGAGCTCCGCCGCGGTGGAGACTTCTGGTGGGAGATGAGCAATGCGAGGACGTGGATGAGCGCGGCTATCACGTATGAGGACACGTGCCTTGATGGATTGGAGGAGATTGGCGGGAAGGTGAGATCCGATGTGCGAAAGAAGGTTACTAATGTGGGAAGGGTTACCAGTAACGCGCTTTATCTCATTAACCTCCTCCACGAGTAG
- the LOC125188702 gene encoding 3-oxoacyl-[acyl-carrier-protein] synthase II, chloroplastic-like, with the protein MAASSAVCSWLMAACMSVACGNDSSASMLSTTSSHPSRLSKSPSRRRRRPAAPQLSAIRNLMTSCLPFEPCDRFCQSEFFLAFGSKPGHRRRRKSLRPAARSGEAMSIAVHPIMEVEHKTKPPTKQRRVVVTGMGVETPLGDDPDIFYNNLLEGASGISVIEAFDCSQFPTRIAGEIKSFSTDGLVAPKLSKRMDRFMLYMLTAGKKALADGGINEDVMETLNKARCGVLIGSAMGGMKVFHDAIEALRVSYRKMNPFCVPFATTNMGSAMLAMDLGWMGPNYSISTACATSNFCILNAANHIIRGEADMMLCGGSDAAIIPIGLGGFVACRALSKRNTDPTKASRPWDNGRDGFVMGEGAGVLLLEELEHAKQRGATIYAEFLGGSFTCDAYHMTEPHPEGTGIILCIEKALAQSGVPKEYVNYINAHATSTPAGDLKEYQALLHCFGQNPELKVNSTKSMIGHLLGAAGAVEAVATVQAIRTGWVHPNINLENPDDSVDTNVLVGPTKERLDVKVALSNSFGFGGHNSSILFAPFK; encoded by the exons ATGGCGGCGTCATCGGCGGTGTGCTCCTGGCTGATGGCCGCATGCATGTCAGTCGCTTGTGGAAATGACTCCTCCGCTTCCATGCTCTCGACGACGTCGTCTCATCCCTCGCGCCTCAGCAAGTCGCCGTCGCGTCGCCGGAGAAGGCCTGCCGCCCCGCAGCTCTCCGCCATTCGTAATCTCATGACCTCCTGCTTGCCCTTCGAGCCCTGCGATCGCTTCTGCCAATCTGAATTTTTCCTTGCTTTCGGATCCAAGCCGGGGCATCGCAGACGCCGGAAATCCCTCCGACCAGCAGCTCGTTCTG GAGAAGCAATGTCCATAGCCGTACATCCTATCATGGAAGTTGAGCATAAGACGAAACCTCCAACCAAGCAAAGAAGAGTGGTTGTGACAGGTATGGGTGTGGAGACGccacttggtgatgatccagaCATTTTCTACAATAACCTGCTTGAAGGAGCCAGTGGCATTAGTGTGATTGAGGCTTTTGATTGTTCCCAGTTTCCAACA agaATTGCTGGAGAGATCAAATCTTTCTCAACTGATGGCTTGGTTGCTCCCAAACTTTCCAAGCGAATGGATAGGTTTATGCTTTACATGCTGACAGCTGGCAAGAAGGCTTTGGCTGATGGAGGAATTAATGAAGATGTCATGGAAACGTTAAACAAAGCCAGATGCGGCGTGCTGATTGGTTCGGCTATGGGTGGCATGAAG GTCTTTCATGATGCCATTGAAGCTTTACGAGTCTCATATAGAAAGATGAATCCATTTTGTGTACCATTTGCTACTACGAACATGGGTTCTGCTATGCTTGCCATGGATCTG GGATGGATGGGTCCGAACTACTCAATATCTACTGCTTGTGCAACAAGCAACTTTTGCATATTGAATGCGGCAAACCATATCATCAGGGGTGAAGCT GATATGATGCTCTGTGGGGGATCAGATGCAGCAATCATCCCAATTG GATTGGGGGGATTTGTCGCTTGCAGAGCACTGTCAAAAAGGAACACTGATCCCACCAAAGCCTCACGTCCTTGGGATAAT GGTCGTGATGGATTTGTTATGGGAGAAGGGGCTGGAGTATTGCTTCTGGAAGAACTTGAGCATGCTAAG CAAAGAGGGGCAACTATATATGCTGAGTTTCTTGGTGGAAGTTTCACTTGTGATGCTTATCACATGACAGAACCTCATCCAGAAG GAACTGGTATAATTCTCTGCATAGAGAAGGCTCTGGCTCAGTCAGGAGTTCCTAAGGAATATGTCAATTATATAAATGCACATGCAACGTCTACTCCAGCTGGTGATCTCAAGGAATATCAAGCTCTTCTACATTGCTTTGGGCAGAACCCCGAG TTGAAGGTGAACTCTACAAAATCTATGATAGGGCATTTACTTGGTGCAGCTGGTGCGGTGGAGGCTGTTGCAACTGTGCAG GCAATAAGAACTGGCTGGGTACATCCAAATATCAATCTTGAAAACCCAGATGACAGTGTG GACACAAATGTACTTGTTGGACCAACGAAAGAAAGACTCGATGTAAAGGTTGCTTTGTCTAATTCTTTTGGGTTTGGTGGCcataattcatcaattttgttCGCTCCATTCAAGTAA